In the Planktothrix sp. FACHB-1365 genome, one interval contains:
- a CDS encoding serine/threonine-protein kinase, whose product MSYCVTVGCSHPENPNLAEYCQGCGQFLLLQNRYLAIKPLSRGGFGRTFLAIDQQIPSHPYCVIKQFLFLYENPKDYETAAKLFRQEAVRLDELGKHPQIPQLLAHFEQNQQLFIVQEYIEGKTLFDELKESGLFQEKKIWQVLKQILPVLQFIHEHNIIHRDIKPANLMRRCSLSPAYEKSFDPDEDLTQSPPTLKMGEQEQAQISIKLKQQISNIIYENNFQNKVNPNIETGDIVLIDFGVAKVLTGTALLQSGTIIGTPEFMAPEQTRGNVYPASDLYSLGVTCLYLITGISPGNLYDEHNEKWNWRNYLTPKQIISDRLETVLNRLTSPALSQRYKSAEEALKAIESFESSVNLAVKPVIPLKKTSQKLRQTPPTTPNLLDRIKQNFGYQPLNDPLKSAVGVDYTKLQTLLAQKRWKQADQETWLVLCAALKKSKKAYIHAKDLENLPCEDLKTINHLWVKYSNGRFGFSIQNQIYQQTERDYGEFCQQVGWLTYNPHDPDYGIEYKTSASIGHLPTRNWIIATGKWWQHLEILAEKIESCKIR is encoded by the coding sequence ATGAGTTACTGTGTGACCGTAGGATGTTCTCACCCAGAAAATCCCAACTTAGCCGAATATTGTCAAGGTTGTGGTCAATTCCTATTACTTCAAAACCGTTATCTCGCTATAAAACCTTTAAGCAGAGGCGGTTTTGGCAGAACCTTTTTAGCAATTGATCAACAAATTCCTTCCCATCCCTATTGTGTCATTAAACAATTTCTATTTCTATATGAAAACCCCAAGGATTATGAAACCGCCGCCAAATTATTTCGTCAAGAAGCAGTGCGTTTAGATGAATTGGGAAAACACCCTCAAATCCCTCAACTTTTAGCTCATTTTGAACAAAATCAACAATTGTTTATTGTGCAAGAATATATTGAGGGAAAAACTTTATTTGATGAATTAAAAGAAAGCGGATTATTTCAAGAAAAAAAAATCTGGCAAGTTTTAAAACAAATTCTTCCTGTTTTACAATTTATTCATGAACACAATATTATTCATCGAGATATTAAACCTGCTAATTTGATGCGGCGGTGTTCTCTCTCTCCTGCTTATGAAAAATCCTTCGATCCTGATGAAGATTTAACCCAAAGTCCTCCAACTCTGAAAATGGGAGAACAAGAACAGGCTCAAATTAGTATAAAACTAAAACAGCAGATTTCAAATATTATATATGAGAATAATTTTCAAAATAAAGTTAACCCAAATATAGAAACAGGTGATATTGTTTTAATTGATTTTGGCGTAGCAAAAGTGTTAACGGGAACTGCTTTACTCCAGAGTGGAACAATTATTGGAACGCCAGAATTTATGGCTCCTGAACAAACCAGAGGAAATGTTTATCCCGCGAGTGATTTGTATAGTTTAGGGGTTACTTGTTTATATTTAATCACAGGAATTTCCCCAGGGAATTTATATGATGAGCATAATGAAAAATGGAATTGGCGCAATTATTTAACACCTAAACAAATTATTAGCGATCGCTTAGAAACCGTATTAAATCGATTAACTTCTCCCGCTCTTAGTCAGCGCTATAAATCGGCTGAAGAAGCCTTAAAAGCAATTGAATCTTTTGAAAGTTCTGTAAATCTTGCAGTTAAACCTGTTATTCCGCTTAAAAAGACATCTCAAAAGCTTCGCCAGACTCCTCCTACAACGCCTAATTTATTAGATCGAATTAAACAGAATTTTGGCTATCAGCCATTAAATGATCCTTTAAAATCCGCCGTTGGTGTTGATTATACTAAACTACAAACTCTCTTAGCTCAAAAACGGTGGAAACAAGCGGATCAAGAAACCTGGCTTGTGTTGTGTGCAGCACTCAAAAAATCGAAAAAAGCCTACATACACGCCAAGGATTTAGAAAATTTACCCTGTGAAGATTTAAAAACTATTAATCATCTCTGGGTAAAATATAGTAATGGACGGTTTGGGTTTAGTATTCAAAATCAAATTTATCAACAAACTGAAAGAGATTATGGAGAATTTTGTCAGCAAGTGGGATGGTTAACTTATAATCCCCATGATCCTGATTATGGTATTGAATATAAAACCTCTGCTTCTATCGGACATTTACCCACCCGCAATTGGATTATTGCTACCGGAAAATGGTGGCAACATTTAGAAATATTAGCAGAAAAAATAGAAAGTTGTAAAATTAGATAA
- a CDS encoding HAD hydrolase family protein: MSLIPLTEAIQTNALQHIRLIATDIDGTLTKNGKFTTNLLQALSQLKQAKIPIILITGRSAGWVQALKHYLPVSGAIAENGGLFYPFEFDQPQFLISLNSLSQHRQNLAQAFQILQVQYPNLQASADNFFRFTDWTFEIQNISLSEIQLLTELCEELGWGFTYSTVQGHIKPKTQDKATGLLKVIQQYWSDLTPEQILTIGDSPNDQTLFNSELFPQSVGVANILDYSDQLTHKPRYVTAGSEVEGFCEIVNIFYPFLVP, encoded by the coding sequence ATGTCTTTAATACCATTGACGGAAGCGATACAAACAAATGCACTTCAGCATATTCGTTTGATCGCAACGGATATCGATGGAACCTTAACAAAAAACGGAAAATTTACAACGAATTTATTACAAGCTTTATCTCAATTAAAACAAGCTAAAATCCCCATAATTTTAATTACAGGACGTTCTGCGGGATGGGTTCAAGCACTTAAACATTATCTTCCGGTAAGCGGTGCGATCGCCGAAAATGGCGGATTATTTTATCCTTTTGAATTTGATCAGCCTCAATTTTTAATTTCCTTAAATTCCCTCTCCCAACATCGTCAAAACTTAGCTCAAGCGTTTCAAATTCTCCAAGTCCAATATCCTAACCTACAAGCCTCCGCCGATAATTTTTTTCGGTTTACAGATTGGACATTTGAGATTCAAAATATTAGTTTATCGGAAATTCAACTGTTAACAGAACTTTGTGAAGAATTAGGCTGGGGATTTACCTATAGCACCGTTCAAGGTCATATTAAACCCAAAACCCAAGATAAAGCTACAGGATTATTAAAAGTAATTCAGCAATATTGGTCAGACTTAACCCCTGAACAAATTCTCACCATTGGCGATAGTCCCAATGATCAAACTTTATTTAATTCTGAGTTATTTCCTCAATCCGTTGGAGTTGCTAATATCTTAGACTATAGTGATCAATTAACCCATAAACCCCGTTATGTAACCGCAGGTTCAGAAGTGGAAGGGTTTTGTGAAATTGTTAATATTTTTTATCCTTTCTTAGTGCCTTAG